In Marivirga salinae, a single window of DNA contains:
- a CDS encoding T9SS type A sorting domain-containing protein, with amino-acid sequence MKKNYLNYVLAFCFLAVVGLFFYISPTINPNQNTSDESKQKEFWSTKKSKVKSGQDSYMKPDGFIEYYNSISKRIDQSTSDYVSGYRYNELSKSLKNSAQARNANLEVEFISRGPGNVGGRTRAIAVDPDVADNCTWIAGAASGGLWKTTDCGDTWQNISPDLPNLSTNSIAQAASNPNVIYVGTGEVFAANTTFVRGEGIYKSTDRGTTWEFLPSTVENNDFISVNRIKVDPTNENIVVIATNEGIYKSIDGGASWNIQYESPAGLGTTYRAVQDLQVDPSDFNIQYAGVNGLGIIKSVDAGDTWSVSSDGIVEGVRFEVAVAPSDPNVVYTSTFSGSNTLLYYSNDKGESWVLADDPDYDTNFLGAQGWYDNTIAVNPYNPYEVFVGGVSIGKYLINPDNVQESERRFLGVDLEETAFLSFVNFEANSNGGVLDINTTSESVNPMTVEIRFGSDNVQKAHRFTVPEGSTSGVAANDYTYQDYVDVPFEVWDIENDRQLMVSFRDQEGDGEFNLNARSTTDDALSTAREYIYIHDIAYDASAGADISVNGGHEFNYMYFFWPVLSEGSVWDPALFQNSIMRIKYGTQLTAATEAEAVYDAYGSYEGQNQNNLHPDHHHLTMIKMDDAAETFMIVNGNDGGLGISTDNGDVISQITDGYVTTQFYGADKKPGEDKYIGGTQDNGTWVSTGNTVDETNAYNFVIGGDGFEVLWHPTNPDLVLGSIYNNLIRKSTNGGQSFSPSVNGITTEDGPFITRLAGSIDAPNTVYAIGANGVYKSTDFAGSWSMKTIDNSGWGGISSSSDVEVSQANSNIVWAGAGMSIESSTTPELSLFVSKDAGETFEVVNNYDPIPNAFYTGIYTHPTDENTAYALFSVANSPKILKTTDLGQTWEDISGFAGNNGVSDRGFPDVFVHSLLVMPFNTDIIWAGTEIGLYESLDGGLTWNIRNEIPSVSIWSMKIVDDQVVLGTHGRGIWTATIDDLAITTLKVSAFSYLGYGNAEVSVELPVVYDQVKVLVDDVEVGVLESPENGTGILSITEFYEFNGAEIQIIGVSNGTEYKSTIFAVEPIDVAPAILNYETSINGDVYPVTIEVENNEPFEKVEVLFDNQLVYTDTQTLTESAGNRVISFDYDKQETNSFQIKAYINDQVFTTEGESVIITSNNESLDNDIKVFPNPTASYINVSSNTISVDEIKIYSSNGVQVNKIDINSSAKNTQIDLSSLNKGVYLIQIVGQDGKMLTKRIIKE; translated from the coding sequence ATGAAAAAAAACTACTTAAACTACGTTTTAGCCTTTTGTTTTTTGGCAGTAGTAGGGTTATTCTTTTATATAAGCCCTACTATTAATCCAAATCAAAATACTAGCGATGAATCAAAGCAAAAAGAATTTTGGTCTACCAAAAAGTCAAAAGTTAAATCAGGTCAGGATTCTTATATGAAACCAGATGGTTTTATTGAATACTATAATTCAATTTCTAAAAGAATAGATCAAAGCACTTCAGATTATGTAAGTGGATATCGGTATAATGAATTATCCAAATCTTTAAAAAATTCTGCACAAGCTAGAAATGCAAATCTTGAAGTTGAGTTCATTTCTCGAGGTCCAGGTAATGTTGGCGGTAGAACTAGAGCTATTGCAGTTGATCCTGATGTTGCTGATAATTGCACATGGATAGCAGGTGCAGCAAGTGGTGGATTATGGAAAACTACTGATTGTGGTGATACATGGCAAAACATTTCACCTGATTTACCAAATCTATCTACTAATTCTATTGCACAAGCGGCTTCTAATCCGAATGTCATTTATGTAGGAACAGGTGAAGTTTTTGCAGCTAATACAACTTTTGTAAGAGGAGAAGGAATCTATAAGTCAACTGATAGAGGTACAACATGGGAGTTTTTACCATCTACTGTTGAAAATAATGATTTTATATCTGTTAACAGAATTAAAGTAGATCCTACCAATGAAAATATAGTAGTAATTGCCACTAATGAAGGAATTTATAAGTCTATTGATGGAGGTGCTTCATGGAACATACAATATGAATCTCCAGCAGGACTTGGAACAACCTATCGTGCAGTACAAGATTTACAAGTCGATCCATCAGATTTTAACATTCAATATGCAGGAGTTAATGGATTAGGTATAATAAAATCTGTTGACGCAGGGGATACATGGAGCGTTTCATCTGATGGAATAGTTGAAGGTGTTCGTTTTGAAGTTGCAGTTGCTCCAAGTGATCCTAATGTTGTATATACTTCAACTTTTTCAGGCTCAAATACTTTATTATATTATTCAAACGATAAGGGTGAAAGCTGGGTTTTAGCAGATGACCCTGATTACGATACCAATTTTTTAGGGGCTCAAGGTTGGTATGATAATACAATAGCGGTTAACCCCTATAATCCATATGAAGTTTTTGTTGGGGGAGTTAGTATAGGTAAATATTTGATAAATCCCGACAATGTACAGGAATCTGAAAGAAGATTTCTTGGTGTAGACTTAGAGGAAACAGCTTTTCTTTCATTTGTTAATTTTGAAGCTAACTCTAATGGGGGAGTACTGGATATTAATACCACTTCAGAGTCCGTAAATCCTATGACTGTAGAGATTAGATTTGGCAGTGATAACGTTCAAAAAGCACATAGATTTACTGTGCCTGAAGGGTCAACCTCAGGTGTTGCAGCTAATGATTATACTTATCAGGACTATGTTGATGTTCCTTTCGAAGTATGGGATATTGAAAATGACAGGCAATTAATGGTTTCCTTTCGTGATCAAGAAGGGGATGGTGAATTTAATCTAAATGCTAGGAGTACAACAGATGATGCTTTATCTACTGCTCGTGAATATATTTACATACATGACATCGCTTATGATGCATCCGCTGGTGCAGATATATCTGTAAATGGAGGACATGAATTTAACTATATGTATTTTTTCTGGCCTGTATTGTCAGAAGGTTCTGTATGGGATCCAGCTTTATTCCAAAATTCTATTATGCGTATTAAATACGGGACACAATTAACCGCAGCCACTGAAGCTGAAGCCGTATATGATGCTTATGGTAGCTATGAAGGCCAAAATCAGAATAACCTTCACCCAGATCACCATCATCTTACTATGATCAAAATGGATGATGCTGCGGAGACTTTCATGATTGTGAATGGAAATGATGGTGGATTAGGTATCTCTACTGATAATGGAGATGTTATTTCACAAATTACAGATGGATATGTTACCACTCAATTTTATGGTGCTGACAAAAAACCAGGTGAAGATAAATACATTGGAGGTACGCAAGATAATGGAACTTGGGTGTCTACTGGAAACACAGTTGATGAGACTAATGCGTATAATTTCGTGATTGGTGGTGATGGTTTTGAAGTATTATGGCACCCTACTAATCCTGATTTAGTCTTAGGAAGTATTTATAATAATCTTATTAGAAAATCTACTAATGGCGGACAATCATTTTCTCCGTCTGTAAATGGTATTACAACCGAGGATGGTCCATTTATCACTAGGTTAGCTGGATCAATTGATGCACCTAATACTGTTTATGCTATAGGTGCAAATGGAGTGTATAAAAGTACTGATTTTGCAGGTTCATGGTCTATGAAGACTATAGATAACTCAGGATGGGGAGGTATTTCTAGTTCAAGTGATGTAGAAGTGTCTCAAGCTAATAGCAATATTGTTTGGGCAGGTGCTGGAATGTCAATTGAGTCATCTACAACACCTGAATTAAGTCTATTTGTTTCAAAGGATGCGGGCGAGACTTTTGAGGTAGTAAATAATTACGATCCTATTCCTAATGCATTTTATACTGGTATTTATACTCATCCAACAGATGAAAATACTGCTTATGCATTATTTAGTGTTGCTAACTCCCCTAAAATTTTAAAGACAACTGATTTGGGTCAAACTTGGGAAGATATCTCTGGTTTTGCAGGTAATAATGGAGTGAGTGATAGAGGTTTTCCTGATGTTTTCGTTCACAGTTTATTAGTAATGCCTTTTAATACTGATATTATTTGGGCTGGTACTGAAATTGGATTATACGAATCACTCGATGGAGGCCTCACTTGGAATATTAGAAATGAAATTCCTTCAGTTTCTATTTGGTCTATGAAAATTGTAGATGACCAGGTAGTATTGGGAACTCATGGTAGAGGTATTTGGACTGCTACAATTGATGATTTGGCAATTACTACATTAAAAGTTAGTGCTTTTAGTTATTTAGGGTATGGAAACGCAGAAGTTTCTGTTGAACTTCCTGTGGTATATGATCAAGTTAAAGTTTTAGTTGATGATGTTGAAGTAGGTGTTTTGGAGTCACCAGAAAATGGAACAGGAATCCTTTCAATAACTGAATTTTACGAGTTTAACGGTGCGGAAATTCAAATTATTGGAGTATCCAATGGTACTGAATATAAGTCAACTATATTTGCTGTTGAGCCTATCGATGTAGCTCCTGCGATATTGAATTATGAAACTTCTATAAATGGAGATGTATATCCTGTTACTATTGAAGTGGAAAATAATGAGCCTTTTGAAAAAGTTGAGGTCCTTTTTGATAATCAATTGGTTTATACGGATACTCAAACTTTAACAGAAAGTGCTGGAAATCGTGTTATTAGTTTTGACTATGATAAACAAGAGACGAATAGTTTTCAGATTAAGGCTTATATCAATGATCAGGTATTTACAACTGAAGGAGAATCTGTTATAATTACATCTAACAATGAATCCTTAGATAATGATATTAAGGTTTTCCCGAATCCAACGGCTAGTTATATAAATGTATCATCTAACACAATTTCTGTAGATGAGATTAAAATATATAGTAGTAATGGTGTTCAAGTAAATAAAATTGATATTAATTCTAGTGCTAAAAACACTCAGATTGATTTGTCATCCTTGAATAAAGGAGTTTATTTGATCCAGATTGTGGGACAAGACGGTAAAATGCTTACTAAAAGAATCATTAAGGAATAA
- a CDS encoding alpha/beta hydrolase family protein: MQSIKMIQENIIITSTVHNKPISADLRYIPNKDKKPLILFVHGFKGFKDWGVFNLMADEFAKNGFIFMKINLSHNGTTPDQLIDFADLEAFGNNNFTIELADLKDTIDYLFSSSSLIF; the protein is encoded by the coding sequence ATGCAATCAATAAAAATGATTCAAGAAAATATAATTATTACAAGTACGGTTCATAACAAGCCTATTTCGGCAGATTTAAGATACATTCCTAACAAAGATAAGAAACCGTTAATCCTTTTTGTTCACGGTTTTAAAGGATTTAAAGATTGGGGAGTTTTCAATCTGATGGCAGATGAATTTGCCAAAAACGGTTTTATATTTATGAAGATAAATTTAAGCCATAATGGAACTACTCCAGACCAATTAATCGATTTTGCTGATTTAGAAGCATTTGGCAATAATAACTTCACCATTGAACTCGCTGACTTAAAGGACACTATTGATTATCTATTTTCCTCGTCTAGTTTAATATTCTGA
- a CDS encoding alpha/beta hydrolase family protein, translating to MGHSRGGGLILLKAREDERINKVITLAAISDLSKRWPQSFLDEWRAKGVQYIENKRTNQQMPLYVQLYDDVLNNSDRLSIPKAVREMKQPLLAFHGTEDETLPVAMAKQIKDWKPDTELVIYENENHVFGAAHPWEENKLPEAYNEIIKESKDFILK from the coding sequence ATGGGACATAGTAGAGGTGGTGGATTGATTTTATTGAAAGCTCGAGAAGATGAGAGAATAAATAAAGTAATCACACTTGCTGCAATTAGTGATTTAAGTAAAAGATGGCCTCAATCATTTCTAGATGAATGGAGGGCCAAAGGAGTACAATATATTGAGAATAAAAGAACCAATCAGCAAATGCCATTGTATGTACAGCTTTACGATGATGTGCTAAATAATTCTGATAGATTATCCATTCCGAAAGCTGTAAGAGAAATGAAACAGCCTTTGCTAGCCTTTCATGGCACAGAAGATGAAACACTTCCAGTAGCGATGGCAAAGCAGATCAAAGATTGGAAACCTGATACTGAGTTAGTGATTTACGAGAATGAAAATCATGTGTTTGGAGCAGCACATCCGTGGGAGGAGAATAAACTACCTGAAGCTTACAATGAAATAATTAAAGAATCAAAGGACTTTATATTGAAATAG